The region CTGCCCAGCCGCAGCGGCTGGGCACCGCCGGGGCGCGGGCGCTGGGCCGGACGGCCGGACGATCCTCCCTGGTGCTCACCGGGGCGTCCCTGGCGCTCGCCGGGGCGCCGCGCCGCGTCCTGGCGCGGGCGGCGGTCGCCGCGCGGACCGGCCGGGCCGGGCACGCCGCGGCGGCGGGGATCCTGGGGCGCGCTCACGCGACGGCCGCCCTCGGCTCGGCGGCCGCCCACCGCGCGCGGGCGGTGCTTCGCGCGGGCGGGCCGGGCTGGGCGCGGGTTGGGGATCGCGTCACCGTGTCACCTACTGAGGGGCCGGGGTGGACTGCGCGGAGGCGGAGGAGGTTGTGGAGAGGGCGGTGGGCAGCCCCCACGGGGTCACGGAGGCCGTGCCCGCCCCGGACGGGGTGGCGGTCGGCGGCGCGAGGACGGACGGGGTGGGCGACGCCCCGGACAGGGCGGGCGCCTGGGACGGCGTGGGGGCGAGCGCGGACGGCAGCACCGGGCCGGGGGCGCCGAGCACCGAGGGCTGCCCCGAGGCGGGGGCGGGCACCCCGCTGACCGAGCCGTCCGGGTTGAGGAAGGCGGGGCTGCCGCCGGGCACCATCCCCAGCTCCCGGGCGCGCCGCTCCAGCGCGGTGGGCGCGGAGAGCTGGTCGACGTCCTGCTGGAGCGCCTGGCGCTCGTCGGTGAGCTCCCCGGTCTGCTTCTCGAGCCTGCTGAGCTCGAACGACCCCTGGTTGAGGGAGGAGTTCAACAGCAGCAGCGCGATCAGGCCGGAGCCGAGCAGGACCACGACGAGCAGCACGAAGGGCGTGCGCCTGGCCGTGGCGCCCCCCGGCACCGGCCGGCCTTTCGGCCCCGTCTCCCTCGTGCTCATGGACCGACCTCTTCCCGGATGCGCTCCGCCCCCCGGAACCGGGCCGGGGCGGCCCGCCGGTTCTCGGCGATCTCCTCCTCGGTGGGCAGCTCCGCGCCGCGGGTGAGCAGCTTCAGCCGGGGCTGGTACTGCTCGGGGATGACCGGCAGCCCGGGGGGCGCCGTATTGCGGGCACCGGCCGCGAACACCTGCTTGACCAGGCGGTCTTCCAGCGAGTGATACGAGAGCACGGCGATCCGCCCGCCGACCGCGAGCGTCCCGACGGCCGCCGGAATGGCCCGCTCCAGGACCGCGAGCTCGCCGTTGACCTCGATCCGCAGCGCCTGGAAGGTGCGCTTGGCCGGATTGCCGCCGGTGCGCTTGGCGGCCTGCGGCAGCGCCGCGCGGATCAGCTCGACGAGCCGGGCGCTGTTGGTGAACGGCTCCTTGGCGCGCTCGCGCACCACGGCGTCCACGATCTTCTTGGCGAACTTCTCCTCGCCGTAGGCCCGCAGGATGCGTACCAGCTCGCCCGGCGGATAGGTGTTGAGCACCTCCGCCGCGCTGACTCCGGTGGTCTGGTCCATCCGCATGTCCAGCGGGGCGTCCTGGGCGTAGGCGAAACCGCGCTCGGCCTCGTCGAGCTGCATGGAGGACACGCCGAGGTCGAAGAGGATCCCCTGGACGCGCGGGACGCCGAGCCGGTCGAGGACCTCGGGCAGCTCGTCGTAGACCGCGTGGACCAGCGTGGCCCGATCGCCGTACGGGGCGAGCCGCTCACCGGCGAGTCGCAGCGCGGACGGGTCGCGATCGAGCGCGATGAGCCGGGCCTCGGGGAAGTCGCGCAACAGCGCCTCGCTGTGGCCGCCGAGGCCCAGAGTGCAGTCGACCACGACCGCGCCGGGCTGGGCGAGAGCGGGGGCCAGCATGTCCAGGCAGCGCTGGAGCATGACGGGAACATGGAGAGCGTTGCTGCTCATTGCGCTGCTGGTGCGCCCTTCTGAGGATCGGGCGAGGATGGTACGCACCTCCGGGTCCCCACCCGCTCTGAAGGGGAAGTGGCCTACTGGCGCCGGGGAAGTGACGTCAGGCGACCGGAGCGGGAGGAGGCCGAGGGGTACGTACGCACCGCGCTCACGCGAAATTCCGGGATCCGAGGGGAGCGTCACGCCTCCCACTTCGCGCCACTTTAGTCCACTCGTCCCTTCGGTCAACCAACCGGTCAGCGCGTCCCGCCCCGGGGGTGGATCACCTCCCCCAGGCACCACACCGAGGGGCACAGGGGGCTGTGGGGTGCCTCACATCACCCGCTCGGCCCACCCCGTTGCCCTCGTTTGCCCTACCTAAAGAGAAGACAAAATTCCCTGGTGAGAGGTAGCGTCGTCATCATGTCGATATCAGCGCCGCAGCCGAATCCGTCCACCGACCGCGACGCCCATACGGGAGACACGGTCACCGACCGCCTCGTGGAGGCCAACCGCACGTACGCCGAGAAGTTCACCGACCCCGGAATGGACGCGCGCCCCGTGCAGCGCGTCGCCGTCGTCGCATGCATGGACGCCCGTCTGGACCTGCACGAGGCACTCGGCCTGGAGCTGGGCGACTGCCACACCATCCGCAACGCCGGCGGTGTGGTCACCGACGACATCATCCGGTCCCTGACCATCAGCCAGCGCGCGCTCGGGACCCGCAGCGTCGTGCTCATCCACCACACCGGCTGCGGTCTGCTGAACCTCACCGAGGACTTCCGGCATGAGCTGGAGGCGGAGGTGGGCCAGCGTCCGTCGTGGGCGGTCGAGGCGTTCAAGGACCTCGACGCCGATGTCCGCCAGTCGATGCAGCGGGTGCGCACCTCGCCGTTCCTGGTGCACACCGACGACGTCCGCGGTTTCGTCTTCGATGTGACGACGGGTCTGCTGCGGGAGGTCACGCCGCGCACGTGACGGATGTTGAGGTTACTGAAGGGATTCAGCGCCCGAACTCGTACAAGCGTGACAAATAACCCCGGGTTATCCACAGCCGAGTGACGCGAGGCCGCGGAGACCGCAAGAATGCATAGGTGACATCGTCCCCCGCAACCACGCGGGGGACGGTGCCAGCGTTTGCGGTGGGCCGGTCCGTTCCGAGGGCAACGGCCCTGAGAACGGGCCGAGGAGGGCCGGGTGACGACCTATGACGAGCGAGCGAGCCTCAGCGATCTGACCACCACAGCGGAGCGGATCCGCCGGTCGGTGGAGGGTGTGATCGAGGGCAAGCCCGAGGTCGTACGGCTTTCGCTGACCGTGCTGCTCGCCGAGGGGCATCTGCTGATCGAGGACGTCCCGGGCGTGGGCAAGACCATGCTGGCCAAGGCGCTCGCGCGGTCCATCGACTGCTCCATGCGGCGGATCCAGTTCACCCCGGACCTGTTGCCGTCCGACATCACCGGCGTGAGCATCTTCGACCAGCAGCGCAAGGAGTTCGAGTTCAAGCCGGGGGCCATCTTCGCCCAGATCGTGATCGGCGACGAGATCAACCGCGCCTCGCCCAAGACCCAGTCCGCGCTGCTGGAGTCGATGGAGGAGCGCCAGGTCACCATCGACGGGGAGAGCTATGAGCTGCCCAGCCCCTTCATGGTGGTGGCCACGCAGAACCCGGTCGAGATGGAGGGCACCTATCCGCTGCCCGAGGCGCAGCGCGACCGCTTCATGGCCCGTGTCTCCATCGGGTACCCCAGCCCGCAGGCCGAGCTGCAGATGCTGGACATCCACGGCGGCGTCTCCCCGCTGGACGACCTGCAGCCCGTCGCGCACGCCCACGAGATCGTCAAGCTGGTCGAGGCGGTGCGCTCGGTTCATGTCGCCGAGGCCGTCCGGCGTTACGCGGTGGACCTGGTGGCCGCCACCCGCAGCCACCCCGATCTGCGGCTGGGCGCCTCGCCCCGGGCCACGCTGCATCTGCTGCGGGCCGCCAAGGCGTCGGCCGCGCTTGCCGGGCGGGAGTTCGCGCTGCCGGACGATGTGCAGTCCCTCGTCGTGGCGGTGCTGGCGCACCGGCTGCTGCCCACCGCGCAGGCCCAGCTGAACCGGCGCACCGCGGAGCAGGTCGTCACGGACATCGTGCAGCGCACCCCGGTGCCCACCTCCGGCGCGCGCGGTGCGGGCGGTGGGATGCCTCCCATGCCGCCCATGCCCCCGGCCGACTTCGGCCGGCAGCAGCCGGGCGCGCGGAGGCTGTGATGGCCGCAGGGGGGACGGACATGGGCGCCGAGGGCCCCGGCGCCGGCGAGGACTCGGGCGGGCTGCGGTCCGCCCTCGCCGGTCTGACCACCCGCGGCCGTTCCTTCCTGGCCGCCGGGGTGGCCGCCGCGGTGTGCAGCTATGTCCTGGGCCAGGCGGATCTGCTGCGGGTCGGGCTGCTGCTGGCCGCGCTGCCGCTGGTCTGTGTGGCCGTGGTCTACCGCACCCGGTACCGGGTGGCGGGCAGCAGACGGCTCGCGCCCGCGCGGGTGCCGGCGGGCTCCGAGGCCCGGGTGCATCTGCGGATGGACAATGTCTCGCGGCTGCCCACCGGGCTGCTGATGCTCCAGGACCGGGTGCCCTATGTGCTGGGGCCGCGCCCCCGGTTCGTGCTGGACCGGGTGGAGCCGGGCGGCCGGCGCGAGGTGTCCTACCGGGTCCGCTCGGATCTGCGCGGCCGCTATCCGCTGGGTCCGCTGCAGCTTCGGCTGAGCGACCCGTTCGGGATGTGCGAGCTCACCCGCGCCTTCAGCGCCTACGACACGCTCACGGTGGTCCCCCGGGTCGAGCCGCTGCCCCCGGTGCGCCTGACCGGCGAGGCCGCGGGGTACGGGGACGGGCGGCATCGCTCGCTGGCCCTGGCCGGTGAGGACGATGTCATCCCGCGCGGCTATCGCATAGGCGACGATCTGCGCCGGGTGCACTGGCGGTCCACCGCGCGCTACGGGGAACTCATGGTCCGCCGCGAGGAACAGCCGCAGCGGGCCCATTGCACGGTGCTGCTGGACACCCGGCGTACGGCGCACTACGGCTCCGGGCCCGACTCGGCCTTCGAATGGGCGGTCTCCGGGGCGGCCTCGACCGCGGTCCATCTGCTGGAGCGGGGCTATGCGGTCCGGCTGCTGACCGACTCCGGAAGCTCGGTGCCGGGCCCGGACGGCGGAGGCGGCTTCACCGGCTCCACCCATGACGGGGCGGAGACCGCCGGGCTGATGCTGGACACCCTCGCCGTGGTGGACCACTCCGACGGCGGAGGGCTCTCGCCCGCCTTCGAGGTGCTGCGGGGCGGCGGCGAGGGACTGCTGGTGGCCTTCCTGGGCGATCTGGACGAGGAGCAGGCGGCGACGGCCGCCCGGATGCGGCACCGCACCACGGCCGCGGTGGCGTTCGTGCTGGACGGCGCGGCCTGGTCGCGCGGGGCGGAGTTCGGGGGCACACGCGAGCTGGAGGAGCGGCTGCGGCAGTTGCGCGAGGCGGGGTGGACGGCGCTGCCGGTCGGCCCGGGGGCCTCGCTGACAGAGCTGTGGCGGCAGGCCGACGCCCAGGGTGCCACCCGGGCGGACGCCGGAGGTCCCGCGGTCGGCGGAATGACAGGGAGCTGGGCATGAGTGGGAGCGTTCGGCTCGCGATATGTGCGGCGCTGGCCACGGTGGCGGCGGCCTGTGCGCTGCTGCCGCTGGTGGACCCGGCGAGCTGGCTGTTGCAGGCCGCCCTGTTGCTGGCGGTCCAGAGCGGGACGGGCGTGGCGGCCCGCCGGGTGCCGCTGGCCCGCCCGCTGACGGTGGCCGTGCAGGCCGTGGTGACGCTGCTGCTGCTCACCCTGGTCTTCGCGCACGAGCAGGCGCTGGGCGGGGTGCTGCCGAGCCCGCAGGCCCTTGACGAGTTCGCGCTGCTGCTGCGCGACGGCGCCGACGACGTGGGGCAGTACGCGATCCCCGCGCCGCTCACCGAGGGCATCCGGCTGATGCTGGTGGCCGGGGTGCTGGCGATCGGCCTGGTGGTCGACGCACTCGCGGTGACGTACCGCAGCGCGGCCCCCGCCGGGCTGCCGCTGCTCGCGCTGTACTCGGTCGCGGCCGGCCTGTCCGACGCCGGGAGCGACTGGCTGTGGTTCCTGCTGGCGGCGGCCGGCTATCTGCTGCTGCTCCTGGCCGAGGGCCGGGACCGGCTGTCCCAGTGGGGCCGGGTGTTCAGCGGCGGCGCCCCGCATCCGGCGGGTATGCCGCCCTCGGGCCTGGCCGGGGCCGGAGGCTCCCCGGCGCTCGCCCCGGTCCGCACCGGCCGCAGAATCGGCGTGCTGGCGCTCGGCATCGCGCTGGTGGTGCCCGCGGCGCTGCCGTCCCTGGACGGCGGGCTGCTGGACCGGCAGGGCAGCGGCGGCGGGTCGGGCAGCGGCGGCGGCACGATCTCGGCGGTCAATCCACTGGTGTCGCTGCAGGACAGCCTTAACCAGCCGGAGAACAAGGAGGTGCTGCGCTATCGCACCTCCTCGCAGACCACGCAGGACCTGTATCTGCGGATCGTGGCGCTGGACCGGTTCGACGGCACCTCGTGGAAGTCGTCCGAGCGGCATGTCACCGATGTGCCCGGGCAGCTTCCGTCGCCCGCCGGGCTCGGTCCCTCCGTCCGGGTCTCCTCGATCGACACCTCGATCTCGGCCGCCGACTGGTACGCGCAGAACTGGCTGCCCCTCCCCTACCCCGCGTCCAGGGTCGAGATCGACGGGCGCTGGCGCTATGAGCCGGAGGGCCGCACGCTGGTCGGCGACCGCGGCCAGACCACCCGGGGCGCGCGCTACCGGGTCACCAGCCTGCTGGTGGAGCCGACGGCCGAGCAGTTGGCAGCCGCACCGGCACCGCCCTCGCGGCTGCGGAAGGAGTACACCGAGGTACCGGGCTCGCTGCCATCCGTGGTGGCCAGTACGGCGCGGGAGGTGACCGCCGGCGCGGCGAACGCGTACGAGAAGGCGGTCAAGCTCCAGGACTGGTTCGCGGTGAACGGAGGATTCCGTTACGACACCGAGGTGCAGTCCGGCAGCGGCTCGGCCGCCATCGTCCGGTTCCTGAAGCAGAAGGAGGGCTTCTGCGTCCACTTCTCCTTCTCGATGGCGGCGATGGCCCGGACGCTGGGCATTCCGGCGCGGGTCGCGGTCGGGTTCACCCCCGGCACCGCCCAGGCGGACGGCTCGGTGTCGGTGGGCCTCAAGGACGCGCACGCCTGGCCCGAGCTGTACTTCGAGGGCGTGGGCTGGACCCGTTTCGAGCCCACCCCGAGCCGTGGCACCCAGCCCGACTACACGATGGAGCAGACGCCCTCGGACACCCCGTCCGACGAGCCGACGAGCGAGCCCAGCACGACCTCCGAGCCGACGGCCGCCCCGACCGCCTCCGACAGTTGCACCCCGGAGATGAAGAAGCTGGGCACCTGTGGAGGCGCCGCGGCCCAGCAGCCGGACAACGGCGCCTCGGGCGGGGGCTGGTCGGCGACCAAGGTCACGAGTTGGAGTTCGCTGGCGGTGCTGCTGGCCGTGGTGCCCCTGCTGCCCATGCTGTGGCGGCGGCGGATACGGACCCGCAGACTTAACGGCTCGGGCGGGCGCACCGAGCAGGACGCCGCCGACCGGACCCTCGCCGCATGGCGTGAACTCACCGATTCGGCCTGGGACTTCGGCGTGCTGCCGGACGACTCGCTGACCTCGCGCAGAGCGGTGGCCCGCATGGTGCGGATCGCCGACCTCGACGACGATTCGGCCCGGGCGGCGCAGCGGGTGGCCGAGGCGGTCGAGCAGGTGCTCTACGCACCGCAGCCGCGCCCGTTCGCGGGCGTCGCGGACGACGTCCGGCAGGTGCTGGCCGGATTCCGGGCCAAGGCGGGGCGGCGGGAGCGGCTGCGGGCGCTGCTGGCGCCGCGGTCGGCGGCTCAGCTCGTGTGGGCGTGGGGACAGCGCTGGTCCGCGCTGGTCCAGCGGTGGGGAGCCCCCCGCTGGGCCCGCTGGGCCTCCCGGCTCAGGCCCCCGCGCGGCCAGGGGAGCTGACCTCGGGGCGGCCCTGAGCCCTTGCGACGGAGGCCCTGCCCGAGCCCCCGCGGCTGAGCCCCCGCGGCGCGTGCGGGGGCTCAAGGCCGCTCGGGCACGCCACGGGGGCTCAGCGCCGCCCGAGCTCGCTTCAGGGCCCTGCGGGGGCCAGGGCCAGGTACAGGCCGCGGTTGCAGGGCTGGGACCCGGTTACGGTTGCGGTTGCGGTTGCGGGCCCACGACGCGGTTGCGGGGCTGGGCACGGCTGACGGACTACGGCGCGGAAGGGCTACCGCACGGTTGAGGGGCGGTCGCCAGTCGGCGACCGCCCCTCAACCACTCATCCAAGAATTATTTCTCAGTGGCCCTGCTCATCGCGGCGACGCTGCCACCGCTCCTCGATACGCGCCATCATCGAACGGCGCTGACGGCCCTGACGGCGGGGAGCCGCCCCGCCGTCGCCCTGCGCCTCGCCGGGTTTGGGAGCCTTGCGCCAGCCGGTCACCGCGAGCACCGCACATCCCAGCATGATCAGGAAGCCC is a window of Streptomyces violaceusniger Tu 4113 DNA encoding:
- a CDS encoding FtsB family cell division protein — encoded protein: MSTRETGPKGRPVPGGATARRTPFVLLVVVLLGSGLIALLLLNSSLNQGSFELSRLEKQTGELTDERQALQQDVDQLSAPTALERRARELGMVPGGSPAFLNPDGSVSGVPAPASGQPSVLGAPGPVLPSALAPTPSQAPALSGASPTPSVLAPPTATPSGAGTASVTPWGLPTALSTTSSASAQSTPAPQ
- the rsmH gene encoding 16S rRNA (cytosine(1402)-N(4))-methyltransferase RsmH; translated protein: MSSNALHVPVMLQRCLDMLAPALAQPGAVVVDCTLGLGGHSEALLRDFPEARLIALDRDPSALRLAGERLAPYGDRATLVHAVYDELPEVLDRLGVPRVQGILFDLGVSSMQLDEAERGFAYAQDAPLDMRMDQTTGVSAAEVLNTYPPGELVRILRAYGEEKFAKKIVDAVVRERAKEPFTNSARLVELIRAALPQAAKRTGGNPAKRTFQALRIEVNGELAVLERAIPAAVGTLAVGGRIAVLSYHSLEDRLVKQVFAAGARNTAPPGLPVIPEQYQPRLKLLTRGAELPTEEEIAENRRAAPARFRGAERIREEVGP
- a CDS encoding beta-class carbonic anhydrase, whose translation is MSISAPQPNPSTDRDAHTGDTVTDRLVEANRTYAEKFTDPGMDARPVQRVAVVACMDARLDLHEALGLELGDCHTIRNAGGVVTDDIIRSLTISQRALGTRSVVLIHHTGCGLLNLTEDFRHELEAEVGQRPSWAVEAFKDLDADVRQSMQRVRTSPFLVHTDDVRGFVFDVTTGLLREVTPRT
- a CDS encoding AAA family ATPase, with amino-acid sequence MTTYDERASLSDLTTTAERIRRSVEGVIEGKPEVVRLSLTVLLAEGHLLIEDVPGVGKTMLAKALARSIDCSMRRIQFTPDLLPSDITGVSIFDQQRKEFEFKPGAIFAQIVIGDEINRASPKTQSALLESMEERQVTIDGESYELPSPFMVVATQNPVEMEGTYPLPEAQRDRFMARVSIGYPSPQAELQMLDIHGGVSPLDDLQPVAHAHEIVKLVEAVRSVHVAEAVRRYAVDLVAATRSHPDLRLGASPRATLHLLRAAKASAALAGREFALPDDVQSLVVAVLAHRLLPTAQAQLNRRTAEQVVTDIVQRTPVPTSGARGAGGGMPPMPPMPPADFGRQQPGARRL
- a CDS encoding DUF58 domain-containing protein, with translation MAAGGTDMGAEGPGAGEDSGGLRSALAGLTTRGRSFLAAGVAAAVCSYVLGQADLLRVGLLLAALPLVCVAVVYRTRYRVAGSRRLAPARVPAGSEARVHLRMDNVSRLPTGLLMLQDRVPYVLGPRPRFVLDRVEPGGRREVSYRVRSDLRGRYPLGPLQLRLSDPFGMCELTRAFSAYDTLTVVPRVEPLPPVRLTGEAAGYGDGRHRSLALAGEDDVIPRGYRIGDDLRRVHWRSTARYGELMVRREEQPQRAHCTVLLDTRRTAHYGSGPDSAFEWAVSGAASTAVHLLERGYAVRLLTDSGSSVPGPDGGGGFTGSTHDGAETAGLMLDTLAVVDHSDGGGLSPAFEVLRGGGEGLLVAFLGDLDEEQAATAARMRHRTTAAVAFVLDGAAWSRGAEFGGTRELEERLRQLREAGWTALPVGPGASLTELWRQADAQGATRADAGGPAVGGMTGSWA
- a CDS encoding transglutaminaseTgpA domain-containing protein; translated protein: MSGSVRLAICAALATVAAACALLPLVDPASWLLQAALLLAVQSGTGVAARRVPLARPLTVAVQAVVTLLLLTLVFAHEQALGGVLPSPQALDEFALLLRDGADDVGQYAIPAPLTEGIRLMLVAGVLAIGLVVDALAVTYRSAAPAGLPLLALYSVAAGLSDAGSDWLWFLLAAAGYLLLLLAEGRDRLSQWGRVFSGGAPHPAGMPPSGLAGAGGSPALAPVRTGRRIGVLALGIALVVPAALPSLDGGLLDRQGSGGGSGSGGGTISAVNPLVSLQDSLNQPENKEVLRYRTSSQTTQDLYLRIVALDRFDGTSWKSSERHVTDVPGQLPSPAGLGPSVRVSSIDTSISAADWYAQNWLPLPYPASRVEIDGRWRYEPEGRTLVGDRGQTTRGARYRVTSLLVEPTAEQLAAAPAPPSRLRKEYTEVPGSLPSVVASTAREVTAGAANAYEKAVKLQDWFAVNGGFRYDTEVQSGSGSAAIVRFLKQKEGFCVHFSFSMAAMARTLGIPARVAVGFTPGTAQADGSVSVGLKDAHAWPELYFEGVGWTRFEPTPSRGTQPDYTMEQTPSDTPSDEPTSEPSTTSEPTAAPTASDSCTPEMKKLGTCGGAAAQQPDNGASGGGWSATKVTSWSSLAVLLAVVPLLPMLWRRRIRTRRLNGSGGRTEQDAADRTLAAWRELTDSAWDFGVLPDDSLTSRRAVARMVRIADLDDDSARAAQRVAEAVEQVLYAPQPRPFAGVADDVRQVLAGFRAKAGRRERLRALLAPRSAAQLVWAWGQRWSALVQRWGAPRWARWASRLRPPRGQGS